The window TTAAAATGGATCATATCTCAACCTATGCCAGCCTGATATTTTTCGGATATCTTTTTTCACCTGTCAACATGTTGGTGTCCATCGCTTTTAATTTTATCTCAAGAAAACATGAATATGAGGCCGATGCTTATGCTATCGACAGCACCAGTACAGTGGATGATCTTATCAGCGGTTTAAAAAAATTAAGTCAGGCTAACCTGGTGAACTTAACCCCTCACCCGGTGGCGGTCTTTCTAGAATACACGCATCCTCCGGTTCTGGAACGCATTGAAGCCATCAGAAAATTGTCTTAGACTAAGAGTATAACTGCATGGATAATGGTCTTGACAGGAATCGTCATTCGCGGTTGATTATAAGAGTTATCTATCCCTGCTCATCCCACCCTATTATATGTTGTACTATGCTAAGAAATAGTTGATGTTTTTTAGGGGCAGGCTGCTAATTAAACCTCAAGCTATTCCTCGAATTTTAGGAGAAAACACATGAAAAATAATGAGTTTCGCACCCCTCTCATCCAGTCGGGTGTCCTGCTTGTAGCAATCGTGCTCATCATCTCCATGGTCCCCTCAGGAGAAGGCACGGGTGCCGGCGGTTTCATCGGTGCAGCTGTATCAGGCTTTTTCAGTCTAATTCTGTTTCTTATTGCACTGACCCTGGCGATTGGTGTTTCCATTGCTGTCCTGATAGCTATCTTCATCGGAGCAATAGCCTTACAATCACCAGAAAGGGCGTCTTCCCTCTACGCGGAGACAAAACAGAGATTCTTAAACCTTCTCCAGAACGCAGCAGCAGGTTCCAGTGCTACAGACGTTTCAGATACCAGTATCTCTCAGGAGGATTATGACACTATGAAAAACGAGCTCGTATCACTTCAGGGCGCCAACCAGAAATTGCAGAACAACGTCTCAACTCTTAATTCAAAGAATGAGCAACTGCAGGAAGACCTTCACGGCTTAACCCTGATGGTGGATGAACTCAAGGAATCTGAGAAGAAAATTAATGAACTGATTCAATATCTCTCTTCTAAAGTCGATGAGGATCCGGATAGTGCTATTAAGGATCAGATTCACAAGCTGGAAGAGATGTACGCCAAAACCAATGAGAATATCAGCAACCTGGCTGGCAGAATAGAGTCTATTGAATCCAGTTCCGCCAAAACGGCTGTTGGTATCCACTCTTCAGGTATATTCCAGTATATAGAGTCCGAAGATGATAAAAAGCTATTCTCAGACAAGATCCAGGAGGGTGTAAGCCAGGAACTTACCTATGCACAATTTGACAGCTTCCTTTCAGAAGCACTCCCAGCCCAACTGGATAAAATAATCAAGGATCACCCTTCACTCACTAAAGATTATATCCGTAGCATGCGTAAATAGTTATAGAAGAGCAGATCCTGGAAGATTATAAAAAAGGCCGGCAGAGTACTCTGTCGGCCTTTTTTATTTGCGAACCATGTTTAGAATTTCGCGTACTCGGGCAGTTAACACTCCTTAGATACTCACCTGAATTTCAATTGAAAAGAATACCGAGCCCTCACAACAAAACCTGTTGACAGTCTTCACCTCATCCTGTAGATTGCCGCGGTCTTTGAAACACGGAGAACAACACTCGACGACTAGAAGTCGCGCAGCTGACTGAGCTTCGAAACATGCCAAAGATGATGCTTAAAAGAAACCTTGAGCATCGCAACAAAGTGGTTGACGAACATCACCAGCCACTGTATGATTGCCCGCCGCCAAGGGCCTGATGTTAATTAGAAATACACATCAAGAATTTGACGGAATGGCAAAACAAAGTTGTTGACATCAACACTTCAATTTTGTAGATTTGCCGCCTCGTCCGCTAAACAAATTTGCTTCGTGCAAACCAACATAGCGAACGACAAAACAGTTGACAACAAAACGGAAACGTTTTAGAGTCAGCAGCTCGTCGTGGACATTAAGCCGCAGCGATTTCGACAACGAAATCGTGAAGACGATCCTTGAAAACTGAATAACAACGTACAGCAAACGAGCCCACGAGGTTTTAATTACCTCAAGGGCATCTTTGAGATTCAAAGAGCTCTTATATAATTAAGCACTATATAAGTAACTACCTCTTTAGAAGGTAGTCTAGGATATCAAACTGGAGAGTTTGATCCTGGCTCAGAACGAACGCTGGCGGCGTGCTTAACACATGCAAGTCGAACGCGAACGAGTTCTTCGGAACTTTAGTAGAGTGGCGCACGGGTGAGTAACGCGTAAGTAATCTACCCTGACATCTGGGATAACAATTCGAAAGGATTGCTAATACCGGATACGCTGATTTATCAGGAAAGGTGGCCTCTTCATGAAAGCTACTGTGTCGGGAGGAGCTTGCGTACCATTAGCTAGTTGGTGGGGTAATGGCCTACCAAGGCGACGATGGTTAGCGGGTCTGAGAGGATGATCCGCCACACTGGAACTGAAACACGGACCAGACTCCTACGGGAGGCAGCAGTGAGGAATATTGCGCAATGGGGGAAACCCTGACGCAGCGACGCCGCGTGGATGATGAAGGCTTTCGGGTCGTAAAATCCTGTCAGATGGGAAGAAATGTCTATGTGCTAATATCACTTAGATTTGACGGTACCATCAAAGGAAGCACCGGCTAACTCCGTGCCAGCAGCCGCGGTAATACGGAGGGTGCAAGCGTTGTTCGGAATTACTGGGCGTAAAGCGCGCGTAGGCGGCTTTTTAAGTCAGATGTGAAAGTCCACGGCTCAACCGTGGAAGTGCATTTGATACTGGAAGGCTTGAGTACTGGAGGGGATGGTGGAATTCCCGGTGTAGAGGTGAAATTCGTAGATATCGGGAGGAATACCGGTGGCGAAGGCGACCATCTGGCCAGATACTGACGCTGAGGTGCGAAAGCGTGGGGAGCAAACAGGAT of the Desulfosediminicola ganghwensis genome contains:
- a CDS encoding phage holin family protein, translated to MKNNEFRTPLIQSGVLLVAIVLIISMVPSGEGTGAGGFIGAAVSGFFSLILFLIALTLAIGVSIAVLIAIFIGAIALQSPERASSLYAETKQRFLNLLQNAAAGSSATDVSDTSISQEDYDTMKNELVSLQGANQKLQNNVSTLNSKNEQLQEDLHGLTLMVDELKESEKKINELIQYLSSKVDEDPDSAIKDQIHKLEEMYAKTNENISNLAGRIESIESSSAKTAVGIHSSGIFQYIESEDDKKLFSDKIQEGVSQELTYAQFDSFLSEALPAQLDKIIKDHPSLTKDYIRSMRK